In Asterias rubens chromosome 17, eAstRub1.3, whole genome shotgun sequence, a genomic segment contains:
- the LOC117301496 gene encoding uncharacterized protein LOC117301496 → MLYTGGDVLTEVHQTLRRPTGALHGMVDVVLASMQPMVSSITDDVVTQVETMARLNTSEYSGMIGEVGDMAESYSSLIYGVFAVFSTMALVLSIICISGLVLGAARYSKSSLLTARIRTKASKWSGRLMVGSTTMAVCVAVLFWIPTAILFMVGANLTLMCNTMVDLSIFDKTVDNPTMWGGKTFLNSMVESFISLGDSPHNLTVRHFMEQCQLDHSLYEAVYTSGFLHDLDIVDFDASPDEFLKPIEDFLIYGSTEAITALEPLDLMEMLKPILSNVNIPEFPREIFESSTQSLQDILNAIPLQPIIDMLAGFRSSPLLFFVRNIIDDILNILNPLGAFLSVLTDLLGAIVNQIPFFEGVYNQFKNYITNVIDGSSGGFDELAGVLSGVNRAATTAVGPVITTVFSVTEELIAAPIHKIKHDFGKCGIMANTYEAVVTDMCGHLNSGIHALWLSTAIISVCCPAVVILSFSLTKYVRRANLADAGGRENDKQADKKPPATAPNNDKDGPPQKKRRAWHVFTVSGENVVRPP, encoded by the exons ATGCTGTATACG GGTGGTGACGTTCTAACCGAAGTTCATCAAACTCTCCGTCGACCCACAGGGGCATTACATG GTATGGTTGACGTCGTATTGGCTTCGATGCAGCCAATGGTATCCTCAATTACGGATGACGTAGTCACCCAAGTCGAG ACTATGGCACGTTTGAATACGAGTGAATACAGTGGCATGATAGGTGAAGTTGGTGACATGGCAGAAAGCTACAGCTCCTTAAT CTACGGAGTTTTCGCAGTGTTCTCCACTATGGCGTTGGTCCTGTCAATAATCTGCATCAGCGGCTTGGTGTTGGGGGCTGCAAGGTACAGCAAGTCTAGTCTGCTTACTGCGCGGATCCGTACAAAGGCATCAAAATGGAGTGGCCGTCTTATGGTTGG ATCGACAACAATGGCTGTATGTGTTGCTGTGTTATTCTGGATACCGACGGCTATTTTATTCATGGTTGGGGCTAACTTGACTCTGATGTGTAACACAATGGTGGATCTCAGCATCTTTGACAAG ACGGTTGATAACCCTACTATGTGGGGAGGCAAGACGTTCTTAAACTCTATGGTTGAATCTTTCATCAGTCTCGGTGACTCACCGCACAACCTCACTGTCCGACATTTTATGGA GCAATGTCAGCTGGACCATTCTCTTTACGAGGCGGTTTATACCTCAGGATTCCTTCATGACTTGGACATCGTTGACTTTGATGCAAGCCCAGATGAG TTCTTGAAGCCCATTGAGGATTTCTTAATCTACGGATCGACTGAAGCCATCACGGCGCTGGAACCTCTTGACTTGATGGAGATGTTGAAACCCATCCTCTCGAATGTTAATATACCGGAGTTTCCAAGGGAGATCTTTGAAAGCTCCACCCAGAGC CTTCAGGATATACTGAATGCGATACCACTGCAGCCAATTATTGATATGCTGGCAGGATTCAGGAGCAGCCCACTCTTGTTT TTTGTACGCAATATAATCGACGACATCCTGAATATATTAAATCCATTGGGTGCATTCTTGTCCGTATTGACGgatcttttg GGAGCCATTGTCAACCAAATCCCATTCTTCGAGGGGGTCTACAATCAATTCAAG AATTACATTACCAATGTAATCGACGGTTCATCGGGTGGTTTTGACGAGTTGGCCGGCGTGTTGTCGGGGGTGAATAGGGCTGCAACTACG GCTGTGGGACCTGTCATAACTACTGTGTTTTCAGTAACAGAGGAATTGATTGCTGCACCAATCCATAAG ATAAAGCATGACTTTGGAAAGTGTGGGATCATGGCGAATACATATGAAGCTGtcgtgacggacatgtgcggaCATCTCAACTCAGGAATT CACGCCCTCTGGTTGTCCACTGCGATCATCTCAGTGTGCTGTCCTGCCGTTGTCATCCTGTCCTTCAGCCTCACCAAGTACGTCCGGCGAGCCAACCTAGCAGATGCAGGCGGGAGAGAGAACGACAAACAGGCCGATAAAAAGCCCCCAGCGACGGCACCAAATAACGACAAAGACGGACCTCCTCAAAAGAAACGCCGGGCGTGGCACGTTTTTACCGTGTCTGGTGAAAACGTCGTGCGTCCCCCTTAG
- the LOC117301678 gene encoding uncharacterized protein LOC117301678: MGVALLSLSIIVLIAACFTLASAYQVSQSLMRFENTAYNILDDVDDFQDELFEDVRQLFNISTLSGTIKDNLNDVIDLMFSTFHTGLAGIMGPMSNTLSQFSTLFTSDRLPDIVRAPSLQGMFDQLVEAIFQTIADLIDDVKQLCVRYIGNILGICNLIPSPSTFLDDLSFIKRGQSDGSVRIIGGHWCTGW, translated from the exons ATGGGTGTTGCGTTGCTAAGTCTGTCCATCATAGTCCT GATTGCAGCTTGCTTCACTCTAGCATCAGCTTACCAAGTCTCGCAGAGTCTCATGCGCTTCGAAAACACGGCTTACAATATCCTTGACGACGTTGACGACTTTCAGGATGAACTTTTTGAG GATGTACGGCAATTGTTTAATATCAGCACCCTGTCCGGTACTATCAAAGACAATTTGAATG ATGTCATAGATCTGATGTTTTCCACGTTCCACACCGGATTGGCTGGAATCATGGGACCAATGAGTAATACACTGTCACAGTTCTCAACAC TTTTCACCTCTGACCGTCTACCGGATATAGTCCGTGCTCCGTCACTCCAGGGTATGTTTGATCAGCTAGTGGAAGCCATTTTTCAGACTATTGCAGATTTAATCGACGATGTCAAGCAGCTCTGTGTTAGATATATTGGGAATATTCTGGGAATCTGCAACCTCATCCCCAGCCCGTCAACGTTTCTCGACGATCTCTCCTTTATAAAAAGGG GTCAGTCTGACGGAAGTGTCCGCATCATTGGTGGGCATTGGTGCACTGGTTGGTGA